In one Choloepus didactylus isolate mChoDid1 chromosome 1, mChoDid1.pri, whole genome shotgun sequence genomic region, the following are encoded:
- the NKTR gene encoding NK-tumor recognition protein isoform X3 — protein MGAQDRPQCHFDIEINREPVGRIMFQLFSDICPKTCKNFLCLCSGEKGLGKTTGKKLCYKGSTFHRVVKNFMIQGGDFSEGNGKGGESIYGGYFKDENFILKHDRAFLLSMANRGKHTNGSQFFIVHVVFGLVISGFEVIEQIENLKTDAASRPYADVRVIDCGVLATKSTKDVFEKKRKKPTHSEDSDSSSNSSSSSESSSESEIEHERSRRRKHKRRPKVKHSKKRRKEACSSEEPRTKHIVSPKGYSERSNTKEKKFIDSNAKREKPVVRPEEIPPVPENRFLLRRDMPVVTVEPEPKIPDVAPVVTDQKPSVSKSGRKIKGRGTIRYHTPPRSRSCSESDDDDSSETPPHWKEEMQRLRAYRPPSGEKWSKGDKLSDPCSSRWDERSLSQRSRSWSYNGYYSDLSTARHSDGHHRKHRKEKKVKHKKKTKKQKHCRRHKQTKKRRVIVPSDVESLKSSSRRMKSSCDRERRSRSSSFSSHHSSKRDWSKSDKDDQSSSAHSSRDSYRSKSHSRSYSRGSSRSRTASKSSSHSRSRSKSKSSSKSEHQRTASKSPRRTVSHLSENKLVKTEPLRTTVPQTENVVVQPVVATENIPVIPLSDSPPPSRWKPGQKPWKPSYERIQEMKAKTTHLLPAQSTYSLANIKETSSSSSYHKREKNSESDRSAYSKYSDRSSESSPRSRSRSSRSRSYSRSYTRSRSLASSRSRSRSPSSRSRSRNKYSDQSQCSRSSSYSSVSSDEGRRAKRKFRSNGKKNSTSNKRQSSSFEKTHRHKYVKGRRKSSCQSKYSESRSSLDYSSDSEQSTVQVTQSAQEKENPVQIEITKNKQEKNREDEKSKPERECPHSKKRTLKENLSDHFRNGNKPKKKNYAGSKWDSESNSERDITKNSKNVSRLSSDKEEGEATSDSESEFGEIHIKAKSTTKSLANTSLPDGDGAWKPSKQRLSTSDSEASYSNSENNREKPQKHKRGSRENLKREHTKKVKEKLKGKKDKKHKAPKRKQAFHWQPPLEFGEEEEEEINEKQVSQESKETKQVSENSETIKEDISKTEKSYEDGSLSGNHNVTRISSDLEKLTKDNSKLDISPTVLNTEENVVNFPQNVQHIEESVPSGVEDVLQTDDNMEICTPDRSSPAKVEEASPPGNTRFDTPDIGTVLTQDTQMEHPEAEVVKQESGISESKMMGEVGKQDSSSAILAIAVESTVKREVAEKSLVNLMDNKWKPLQGVGDLAAPAAPTSSAVEVKALTAVPEMKPQGLRIEIKSKNKVRPGSLFDEVRKTARLNRRPRNRESSSDEQTPSRDGGSQSRSPSRSRSKSETKSRHRTRSVSYSRSRSRSSTSSYRSRSYSRSRSRGWYSRGRTRSRSSSYRSYKSHRTSSRSRSRSSSYDPHSRSSRSYTYDSYYSRSRSRSRSQRSDSYHRGRSYNRRSRSCRSYGSDSESDRSYSHHRSPSESSRYS, from the exons CGTGCATGTTGTCTTTGGACTAGTTATTTCTGGTTTTGAAGTAATTGAACAAATTGAAAATCTGAAAACTGATGCTGCAAGCAGACCTTATGCAGATGTGCGAGTTATTGACTGTGGGGTACTtgcaacaaaatcaacaaaagatG tttttgagaaaaaaaggaagaagccaACTCATTCAGAAGACTCGGATTCCTCCTCtaattcctcttcctcttcagaaTCATCTTCAGAAAGTGAAATTGAGCATGAGAGAAGCAGAAGAAGGAAACATAAGAGGAGGCCAAAAgttaaacattctaaaaagagGCGAAAGGAAGCATGCAGTTCAGAAGAACCAAGGACTAAACATATAGTGAGCCCAAAAGG TTACTCTGAAAGGAGTAATACCAAAGAAAAAAAGTTCATTGATTCAAATGCTAAAAGAGAAAAGCCTGTGGTCCGCCCAGAAGAGATTCCTCCAGTGCCTGAGAACCGATTCTTACTGAGAAGAGATATGCCTGTTGTCACTGTGGAACCTGAACC GAAGATTCCTGATGTTGCACCTGTGGTAACTGATCAGAAGCCATCTGTATCAAAGTCTGGGCGGAAAATTAAAGGAAGGGGCACAATT CGCTATCACACACCCCCACGATCAAGATCCTGTTCTGAATCAGATGATGATGACAGCAGTGAAACTCCTCCTCACTGGAAAGAAGAAATGCAGAGATTAAGAGCATACAGACCACCTAGTGGAGAAAAGTGGAGTAAAGGAGATAA gTTAAGTGACCCCTGTTCTAGCCGATGGGATGAAAGAAGCTTGTCCCAGAGATCCAGATCATGGTCCTATAATGGATATTATTCAGACCTTAGTACAGCAAGACACTCTGATGGTCACCATAGGaaacacagaaaagagaaaaaggttaagcataaaaagaaaactaaaaagcagAAACATTGCAGAAGACACAAACAGACTAAGAAAAGAAGGGTTATTGTACCATCTGACGTAGAATCCTTAAAATCTTCCTCCCGACGAATGAAATCCTCTTGTGATAGAGAAAGGAGATCTCGTTCTTCCTCATTTTCATCTCATCACTCATCAAAGAGGGACTGGTCTAAATCTGATAAGGATGACCAGAGTTCTTCAGCCCATTCCAGCAGAGACTCATACAGATCAAAATCTCACTCACGGTCTTACTCTAGAGGAAGCTCAAGATCAAGGACTGCTTCAAAATCCTCATCACATTCTCGAAGTAGATCAAAATCCAAATCCAGTTCCAAGTCAGAGCACCAAAGGACAGCATCAAAATCACCAAGAAGAACAGTCTCTCATTTAAGTGAAAATAAACTAGTTAAAACAGAACCTTTAAGAACAACAGTGCCACAAACCGAAAATGTAGTAGTACAACCAGTGGTGGCAACAGAAAATATTCCTGTAATACCACTGAGCGACAGTCCACCCCCTTCACGGTGGAAGCCTGGACAGAAACCCTGGAAGCCCTCTTATGAGCGAATTCAGGAAATGAAAGCCAAAACAACCCATTTGCTGCCCGCCCAAAGCACTTACAGTTTAGCAAATATTAAAGAGACTAGTAGTTCATCATCCTaccataaaagagaaaaaaactcagAAAGTGATCGGAGTGCTTATTCAAAATACAGCGATAGAAGTTCAGAAAGTTCACCACGGTCAAGGAGCAGATCTTCTAGGAGTAGATCTTACTCCAGATCGTACACAAGGTCACGTAGTCTGGCTAGTTCACGCTCACGGTCTAGGTCTCCATCATCTAGATCACGTTCACGAAATAAATACAGTGATCAATCACAGTGTAGTAGATCATCTTCATATTCTTCAGTTAGCAGTGATGAGGGGAGACGAGCCAAGCGAAAATTTAGatccaatgggaaaaaaaatagcactTCAAATAAAAGGCAGAGCAGCAGCTTTGAAAAGACACATCGTCATAAATATGTCAAAGGCAGACGCAAGTCTTCATGTCAGAGCAAGTATAGCGAAAGCAGGTCATCTTTAGATTATTCTTCAGACAGTGAACAGTCAACTGTTCAAGTTACACAGTCAGCCCAGGAAAAAGAGAATCCGGTCCAAATAGAAATAACTaagaataaacaagaaaagaacagagaagatGAGAAGTCTAAGCCAGAACGGGAATGCCCTCATtcaaaaaaaagaacattgaaaGAGAATCTTTCTGATCACTTTAGAAATGGCAATAAGCCCAAAAAGAAGAATTATGCTGGGAGCAAATGGGACTCTGAGTCAAATTCAGAACGAGATATAACCAAAAACAGTAAAAATGTTTCCCGGCTATCTTCTGATAAGGAAGAAGGTGAGGCCACTTCAGATTCTGAATCAGAATTTGGTGAAATTCACATCAAAGCCAAATCCACAACAAAGTCTTTAGCAAATACTTCACTGCCTGATGGCGATGGTGCTTGGAAACCGAGCAAACAGCGGCTATCGACTTCAGATTCTGAGGCGTCCTATTCCAAttcagaaaacaatagagaaaagccacagaagcataAACGTGGGTCAAGGGAAAATCTTAAAAGGGAACAcaccaaaaaagtaaaagaaaaattgaaagggaaaaaagataaGAAGCACAAGGCTCCAAAACGAAAACAAGCATTTCACTGGCAGCCTCCACTAGAATTtggtgaagaggaggaggaggagattaATGAAAAGCAAGTCAGTCAGGAATCAAAAGAGACAAAACAAGTTTCCGAAAACAGTGAAACCATAAAAGAGGAtatttctaaaacagaaaaatcctATGAAGATGGCAGCCTTTCGGGTAACCATAACGTAACAAGAATTTCATCAGATCTTGAAAAGCTTACTAAAGATAATAGTAAACTTGACATTTCTCCCACAGTTTTAAATACTGAGGAAAATGTAGTAAATTTTCCCCAAAACGTTCAGCATATTGAAGAGAGTGTCCCAAGCGGAGTGGAGGATGTGCTTCAAACAGATGATAATATGGAAATTTGCACTCCCGATAGGAGTTCCCCAGCAAAGGTAGAAGAGGCTTCCCCTCCAGGAAATACAAGATTTGATACCCCAGATATAGGCACTGTTCTAACACAGGATACTCAGATGGAACATCCGGAGGCAGAAGTAGTGAAACAGGAAAGTGGCATATCTGAAAGCAAAATGATGGGTGAAGTGGGGAAGCAGGACAGCAGTTCTGCCATCTTGGCTATTGCTGTAGAAAGTACTGTGAAGAGGGAGGTAGCTGAGAAGAGCCTGGTCAACCTCATGGATAATAAATGGAAGCCCCTGCAAGGCGTGGGGGACCTGGCAGCACCTGCTGCTCCCACATCCAGTGCTGTGGAAGTTAAGGCTTTGACTGCTGTGCCTGAAATGAAGCCACAAGGCTTGAGAATAGAAATTAAGAGCAAAAACAAAGTTCGGCCTGGTTCTCTCTTTGATGAAGTAAGAAAGACGGCTCGTTTAAATCGGAGGCCAAGAAACCGGGAGAGTTCAAGTGATGAGCAGACACCTAGTCGGGATGGTGGTAGCCAGTCCAGGAGTCCAAGTAGATCTCGAAGTAAATCTGAAACCAAATCAAGACACAGAACAAGGTCTGTCTCCTACTCAAGAAGTCGGTCTCGAAGTTCCACATCCTCTTATAG GTCAAGAAGCTACTCAAGAAGTCGGAGCAGAGGATGGTACAGCCGAGGTCGCACAAGGAGCCGGAGCAGTTCCTACCGCAGTTACAAAAGTCATAG GACGTCCAGCAGGAGCAGATCCAGGAGCAGCTCGTATGATCCCCACAGTCGGTCCAG CAGGTCCTACACTTACGATAGCTACTATAGCAGGAGTCGGAGTCgaagtagaagccagagaagTGACAGTTACCACCGAGGCAGAAGTTACAATAGGCGGTCCAG GAGTTGTAGATCTTACGGCTCTGACAGTGAAAGTGACCGAAGTTACTCTCATCACCGGAGCCCAAGTGAAAGCAGCAGATATagttga